In the Brevundimonas sp. MF30-B genome, CGGGGCTGTGGACGGGCTCGACCGCGCTGATGGCGGACGCGGGGCACAATCTGTCCGACGTGCTGGGGTTGGCCCTGGCGGGCGGAGCAGCCTGGCTGTCCCGCCGCGCCGCCGGGGAGCTGCGCACCTATGGCTACCGCAAGGCGACGGTGCTGGCGGCGCTGGGCAATGCGCTGCTGCTGATCTTCGCCTGCGGGGCCATCGCATTCGAGGCCGTGCGCCGTCTCAACGAGCCGGCCCCGGTCGCGTCCGGGGTCATCATGGCGGTGGCGGGCGTGGGCTTCCTGATCAATCTGGGCACCGCCCTGCTGTTTCTGAAGGATCAGCACAAGGACCTGAACGTGCGCGGGGCCTATCTGCACATGATGGCCGACGCGGCGGTCTCGCTGGGCGTGGTGGCGGCCGGCGCCCTGATCCTGTTCACGGGCTGGTCGATCGTCGATCCCCTGGTCAGCCTGGGCATCGTGGCCGTCATCCTGATCGGCACCTGGGGGCTGCTGAAGGATTCGGTCAGTCTGGCGCTGGACGCCGCGCCGACCGGGGTCAGCGTCTCGGGCGTGCGCGCGGCGCTGGCCGCCCTGCCCGGCGTGACTTCGGTCCACGACCTGCACGTCTGGGGCCTGTCGACCACCGAGACCGCCCTCACCGTCCACCTTGTGCACGACCGCGCGGACGCCGCCGTGCTGCTGGCCGAAGCCCACGCGGCTGCCGGCCGCTTCGGCATCGGCCACGCCACGGTCCAGCTGGAGCAGGGTCAGGCGATGAACTGCCCGACCTGCTGATCCGCCTTAGCGCGAGATGCGCAGCCGGGTGATGTCGCGCCCGATGGCGCGGAAGGCGTCCGACAGATCCGCATTGCTGGCCGGCAGGAAGGCGAAGGCCGGCCCGGTCGCGCAATCGCGCATCAGCTTGGCCGCGTTCCCGCCCGACGCCACCTGGAAGCCCACGGTGTAGACGATGACGCCTCGCGCCTTCATGGCGTTGCACAGTCTCAGCGTCTGGGCAAACGGGTCACCGTTAGAGGAGTTCTGATTGATGTGATCGGAGTTCGCGCCCGATCCCGTCCCGGCGTCTCGCGCGATTACGCCCTCGAAATACGGCGTGTTGAACTCGCCGTCGGTCATGAGAATGACCGCCTTCAGCAGGTTCTGCGGCTTGTACTCGCCGGCCGGATTGGATGGCCACAGCGTGTTGAAGTTGGGCGACACCGTATACCAGCCCCACGCCGCTCCGATCTGTCCGGCCGTGGAGCCGCCGATCTTCATGCTGTCGATCAGGTCCGTCAGCGAGTTCTTGTTCGCGCTCAGGGGCCGGATTGTCGCCTCCGGGCAGGGGTTGACGGAGTTGGTGTAGTCCTTGGCCGCCGGATAGTTGCGCCCCACCCGCGCGGTGGAAGGCGATGCGTCCGTGTAGGCGTGCGTCCCGACTCGCTCGCTGACGCAGCTTGACGACGGCAGAACCTTGATGGCGTTCGACATGTTCAGGAACACGCGCCACTGACAGCCGTCCCGACCACACCACGACCGCCCGCCGGAGGAATAGGTCCCCCAGCCCGCGCCGTTCTGATTGATCGAATAGGTGTTGCTGGTGAGGGTGGTGACGATGAAGCCCTTGTTGTTGAGGCCCGTCATGCCGTTCACATTGTCGATATAGACGCCGTCGTTCGTCGCGAGGCCGTGGTTGTTGGCGGTGATGACGACCGAGCAGTCGCTCTGGACGCATTTCGTCACGGTTCCGTTCGAAGAATATTTGCTGAAGTTGGAGGACGTAGACAGCGTGTTCCACCGGTTGCTGGACCAGTGCTCGAGCGAGAACTTGTCATTATCGATCTTCACCACGCGAAAGGCGCGATTGTTGATCTGCGTCATGCCGCTGACGTTGTTGATCCAGACGAAATCACCGGTCGAGAAGCCGTGCTTGCTCGACGTCACGACGCCCGGATTGGCCTGAGTGATCCCGCTGATGGTCTTTCCGGAACCGCTGGACCAGACCGCGTTGCTGATATTGACGGATTGGGTCAG is a window encoding:
- a CDS encoding cation diffusion facilitator family transporter, which encodes MAHDHHPHVHAHDHPEHGHGHGHGHGHGHHHHGPTDTGDWRYLVALTINLAFVAIEFGAGLWTGSTALMADAGHNLSDVLGLALAGGAAWLSRRAAGELRTYGYRKATVLAALGNALLLIFACGAIAFEAVRRLNEPAPVASGVIMAVAGVGFLINLGTALLFLKDQHKDLNVRGAYLHMMADAAVSLGVVAAGALILFTGWSIVDPLVSLGIVAVILIGTWGLLKDSVSLALDAAPTGVSVSGVRAALAALPGVTSVHDLHVWGLSTTETALTVHLVHDRADAAVLLAEAHAAAGRFGIGHATVQLEQGQAMNCPTC
- a CDS encoding ubiquitin-activating E1 FCCH domain-containing protein; this translates as MGTGRSIVQRARAFAARLAGQTRGNVAMIFALSVPALLLMTMGGVDIHRASTVRMSLQDALDAAALAAARSPYSDAENIQRVGMVALLANMAAYPKVAEPKATFVLNADNIVIADAQVDIDTVVAGLVLPPYGQFFDKTLQVGVKSEVNRSSKDVEVALVLDITGSMDGSRITSLKAAAKDLVETVVQDQQSPYYSRMSIIPYSMGVNMGSYAAGARGALTQSVNISNAVWSSGSGKTISGITQANPGVVTSSKHGFSTGDFVWINNVSGMTQINNRAFRVVKIDNDKFSLEHWSSNRWNTLSTSSNFSKYSSNGTVTKCVQSDCSVVITANNHGLATNDGVYIDNVNGMTGLNNKGFIVTTLTSNTYSINQNGAGWGTYSSGGRSWCGRDGCQWRVFLNMSNAIKVLPSSSCVSERVGTHAYTDASPSTARVGRNYPAAKDYTNSVNPCPEATIRPLSANKNSLTDLIDSMKIGGSTAGQIGAAWGWYTVSPNFNTLWPSNPAGEYKPQNLLKAVILMTDGEFNTPYFEGVIARDAGTGSGANSDHINQNSSNGDPFAQTLRLCNAMKARGVIVYTVGFQVASGGNAAKLMRDCATGPAFAFLPASNADLSDAFRAIGRDITRLRISR